A stretch of Brassica rapa cultivar Chiifu-401-42 chromosome A08, CAAS_Brap_v3.01, whole genome shotgun sequence DNA encodes these proteins:
- the LOC103834660 gene encoding protein HEAT-INDUCED TAS1 TARGET 4 isoform X2: protein MSSRCHPDCQRAAAAKEEDDSAERAATVAANLISSARLILKRDSEFTEYSAQYLVDNALVVKEPVQQGPPRSTFTIADCLEHLVDVASPKTEADLEEMAKQQQRRSKITVKDCLECAFKEGIPRRQHWAHLGCVSKVPPYASLMPRVPMKGEVIEVKKLEDALKLLKHGPVGAKLHVFSPDIDRVGEDGVYQGLAGAETRYVGLRDVIIGGVDKVNGVEVATVKICYKKRTSLMKVALNRIIMLLQHHADESQSVEPTHLLVDFIVPRLFK from the exons ATGTCTTCACGCTGTCATCCTGATTGCCAACGAGCAGCTGCTGCCAAAGAAGAGGATG ATTCTGCTGAGAGAGCCGCTACGGTAGCAGCTAATCTGATCAGCTCTGCGAGGCTTATCCTTAAGCGGGACAGTGAGTTTACTGAGTACTCAGCTCAGTACTTGGTGGACAACGCTCTTGTCGTGAAGGAACCAGTGCAGCAGGGTCCACCACGCTCCACGTTTACTATTGCGGACTGTCTTGAGCATTTGGTGGACGTTGCTTCTCCCAAGACCGAGGCCGATCTGGAAGAAATGGCGAAACAACAGCAGCGACGCTCCAAGATAACTGTCAAGGACTGCCTCGAGTGCGCTTTCAAGGAAGGGATACCGAGGAGACAGCATTGGGCACACTTGGGATGTGTGTCCAAGGTTCCCCCATATGCTTCTCTCATGCCTCGCGTTCCCATGAAAGGAGAAGTGATCGAGGTCAAGAAACTTGAAGACGCACTTAAGTTGTTAAAGCATGGACCCGTAGGTGCAAAACTCCATGTCTTCAGTCCGGATATTGATCGTGTCGGAGAAGAT GGAGTTTACCAAGGCCTGGCAGGTGCTGAAACACGATACGTGGGACTTAGAGACGTGATCATAGGTGGAGTGGATAAGGTCAATGGTGTTGAAGTTGCGACTGTGAAGATATGCTACAAGAAGAGGACTTCACTTATGAAAGTGGCTTTGAATCGTATCATTATGTTACTACAGCATCATGCCGACGAGTCTCAGAGCGTCGAGCCAACGCATCTGCTTGTGGACTTCATTGTGCCTCGCTTGTTCAAGTAA
- the LOC103834660 gene encoding protein HEAT-INDUCED TAS1 TARGET 4 isoform X4, whose amino-acid sequence MSSRCHPDCQRAAAAKEEDDSAERAATVAANLISSARLILKRDSEFTEYSAQYLVDNALVVKEPVQQGPPRSTFTIADCLEHLVDVASPKTEADLEEMAKQQQRRSKITVKDCLECAFKEGIPRRQHWAHLGCVSKVPPYASLMPRVPMKGEVIEVKKLEDALKLLKHGPGVYQGLAGAETRYVGLRDVIIGGVDKVNGVEVATVKICYKKRTSLMKVALNRIIMLLQHHADESQSVEPTHLLVDFIVPRLFK is encoded by the exons ATGTCTTCACGCTGTCATCCTGATTGCCAACGAGCAGCTGCTGCCAAAGAAGAGGATG ATTCTGCTGAGAGAGCCGCTACGGTAGCAGCTAATCTGATCAGCTCTGCGAGGCTTATCCTTAAGCGGGACAGTGAGTTTACTGAGTACTCAGCTCAGTACTTGGTGGACAACGCTCTTGTCGTGAAGGAACCAGTGCAGCAGGGTCCACCACGCTCCACGTTTACTATTGCGGACTGTCTTGAGCATTTGGTGGACGTTGCTTCTCCCAAGACCGAGGCCGATCTGGAAGAAATGGCGAAACAACAGCAGCGACGCTCCAAGATAACTGTCAAGGACTGCCTCGAGTGCGCTTTCAAGGAAGGGATACCGAGGAGACAGCATTGGGCACACTTGGGATGTGTGTCCAAGGTTCCCCCATATGCTTCTCTCATGCCTCGCGTTCCCATGAAAGGAGAAGTGATCGAGGTCAAGAAACTTGAAGACGCACTTAAGTTGTTAAAGCATGGACCC GGAGTTTACCAAGGCCTGGCAGGTGCTGAAACACGATACGTGGGACTTAGAGACGTGATCATAGGTGGAGTGGATAAGGTCAATGGTGTTGAAGTTGCGACTGTGAAGATATGCTACAAGAAGAGGACTTCACTTATGAAAGTGGCTTTGAATCGTATCATTATGTTACTACAGCATCATGCCGACGAGTCTCAGAGCGTCGAGCCAACGCATCTGCTTGTGGACTTCATTGTGCCTCGCTTGTTCAAGTAA
- the LOC103834661 gene encoding protein HEAT-INDUCED TAS1 TARGET 4 isoform X1, whose product MSHECHPDCQRSMASKEEHDSAERAATVAANLISATRHALKLDPEMTEYSAQFLVDNALLEEKPGQSPHSFTLTVEDCLEYLVNMASPKTEAELEEMEKQQKRRAKITVKDCLECAFKEGIPKRESWAHLGCVSPVPAFASFMPRVPMKGKVIEVKKLEDAIKLMKRHPIAAKLLVFSPEIDHVGNVQYLGVYVGPSGAVGESRYVGLRDVILCGEEKFEGDDVMNVQICYKKRTSIFKVSLTRMVTTLADEGDESQTIEPSGLLVDFVVPRIFK is encoded by the exons ATGTCTCACGAGTGTCATCCCGACTGCCAGCGATCAATGGCTTCCAAAGAAGAGCATG ATTCAGCTGAGAGAGCTGCCACGGTAGCAGCCAACCTGATCAGCGCTACGAGGCACGCACTCAAGCTTGACCCTGAGATGACCGAGTACTCGGCTCAGTTCCTGGTGGACAACGCTCTCCTCGAGGAGAAACCGGGGCAGAGTCCACACAGCTTCACGTTGACCGTCGAGGACTGTCTCGAGTATCTGGTGAACATGGCTTCTCCCAAGACCGAGGCCGAGCttgaagagatggagaagcaaCAGAAGCGACGCGCCAAGATCACTGTCAAGGACTGCCTCGAGTGCGCTTTCAAGGAAGGGATACCGAAGAGAGAGAGCTGGGCGCATTTGGGATGTGTCTCCCCTGTTCCTGCGTTTGCTTCTTTCATGCCTCGTGTGCCCATGAAAGGGAAAGTGATTGAGGTTAAGAAGCTCGAGGACGCGATTAAGTTGATGAAGCGTCATCCGATAGCAGCGAAGCTTCTTGTGTTCAGTCCTGAGATTGATCATGTTGGAAATGTACAGTACCTG GGAGTTTACGTTGGTCCATCAGGTGCTGTTGGTGAATCACGTTACGTGGGACTAAGAGACGTGATCCTTTGTGGAGAGGAGAAGTTCGAGGGAGATGATGTTATGAATGTGCAGATTTGCTACAAGAAGAGGACTTCGATCTTCAAAGTGTCTTTGACTCGCATGGTTACCACACTAGCGGATGAAGGAGACGAGTCTCAGACCATTGAGCCGTCGGGTCTTCTCGTTGACTTCGTCGTCCCTCGCATATTCAAGTAA
- the LOC103834661 gene encoding protein HEAT-INDUCED TAS1 TARGET 4 isoform X2, with the protein MSHECHPDCQRSMASKEEHDSAERAATVAANLISATRHALKLDPEMTEYSAQFLVDNALLEEKPGQSPHSFTLTVEDCLEYLVNMASPKTEAELEEMEKQQKRRAKITVKDCLECAFKEGIPKRESWAHLGCVSPVPAFASFMPRVPMKGKVIEVKKLEDAIKLMKRHPIAAKLLVFSPEIDHVGNGVYVGPSGAVGESRYVGLRDVILCGEEKFEGDDVMNVQICYKKRTSIFKVSLTRMVTTLADEGDESQTIEPSGLLVDFVVPRIFK; encoded by the exons ATGTCTCACGAGTGTCATCCCGACTGCCAGCGATCAATGGCTTCCAAAGAAGAGCATG ATTCAGCTGAGAGAGCTGCCACGGTAGCAGCCAACCTGATCAGCGCTACGAGGCACGCACTCAAGCTTGACCCTGAGATGACCGAGTACTCGGCTCAGTTCCTGGTGGACAACGCTCTCCTCGAGGAGAAACCGGGGCAGAGTCCACACAGCTTCACGTTGACCGTCGAGGACTGTCTCGAGTATCTGGTGAACATGGCTTCTCCCAAGACCGAGGCCGAGCttgaagagatggagaagcaaCAGAAGCGACGCGCCAAGATCACTGTCAAGGACTGCCTCGAGTGCGCTTTCAAGGAAGGGATACCGAAGAGAGAGAGCTGGGCGCATTTGGGATGTGTCTCCCCTGTTCCTGCGTTTGCTTCTTTCATGCCTCGTGTGCCCATGAAAGGGAAAGTGATTGAGGTTAAGAAGCTCGAGGACGCGATTAAGTTGATGAAGCGTCATCCGATAGCAGCGAAGCTTCTTGTGTTCAGTCCTGAGATTGATCATGTTGGAAAT GGAGTTTACGTTGGTCCATCAGGTGCTGTTGGTGAATCACGTTACGTGGGACTAAGAGACGTGATCCTTTGTGGAGAGGAGAAGTTCGAGGGAGATGATGTTATGAATGTGCAGATTTGCTACAAGAAGAGGACTTCGATCTTCAAAGTGTCTTTGACTCGCATGGTTACCACACTAGCGGATGAAGGAGACGAGTCTCAGACCATTGAGCCGTCGGGTCTTCTCGTTGACTTCGTCGTCCCTCGCATATTCAAGTAA